One genomic window of Candidatus Pseudobacter hemicellulosilyticus includes the following:
- a CDS encoding TonB-dependent receptor, producing the protein MKKKLLFFLFLLMLYGTGWGQELSIQSQLIDTIDRQPLVGVGIGIKGSAKVTLTNKEGRFTLTASPQDILVFSYIGYQTREIAARLVAGMPAIEMVRKDQKLAEVVVVGYGVQRKVSSVGSITAASGNELLSNGNMNSVSEALQGRLNGVVAINSTGKPGSNTAAIYIRGKASWNTVSPLVLVDGIERNMNDIDMNEIESVSVLKDASATAVYGVRGANGVILVTTKRGTNQRAKVSFTAGLGLKQPTARLKWADYVTSMDMWNEAAANDKQWDKLIPQSTIDAWENAYATGNYGPYNEVFPEVDWYKEMLRKVGISQNYNLNVRGGSEKMNYFFSIGSQNDGDIYKIEKQKDFDPRNYFKRYNWRSNFDFKVSRSTVVSINVAGKMGYINETGGLQNYTFIIQAPRNVFPIKYSNGYWGDSEELGYNILSNVSERGQRIEKQYQGWYDFSIKQKLDGLVKGLSAKVAVSYNQFSGTESLLYKGGIQGRTELESRTNVIRYFKKYDYANPIIGADGQITYPLIREVRLPNVQTSEDLPVQASYDNLIAAGRRLYYELSLGYDRKFGDHRVTGLALVNRQVIENKVSGANKMEFPAYTEDWVSRVTYGWKDRYLAELNMSYTGSEKFAPGKRFGFFPSFSAGWRVSEEPFIRKFAEDYLTNLKIRYSYGKVGSDFGAPRFNYIQLYNSSGNIVLGNTQAVNFGPLYTEGSTANPYSTWEIALKQNIGVELELWNKLEMTLDLFDEQRTGILMTPRTTASWFGTGLPSINMGATKNHGLELGLGWTDRLSSGLRYWAKLNVALSENRIVDRDDPSDLAAHLKDAGKPIDWQSRYLAVGNYGSIDDVYNYAQTAIAGATPGGIIPGDLVYIDYNGDGIIEANDRVAVAEKNYPLTTYALDLGFSYKGFEVGAMLYAPLGVYKLQFDQFLWDFPVSTVKAQPNTLDRWTPETANSSGVIRPATHFVRNHNNVQSTFKYSDYSYLRLKNVRISYDLPRNLLDPISMSNCQVYITGNNLLTWSKVDSRVDPETGVAENYPIVRTYTIGIRASF; encoded by the coding sequence ATGAAAAAAAAGCTACTCTTTTTTCTGTTCCTGCTCATGTTGTATGGAACAGGCTGGGGACAGGAACTGTCCATCCAGTCGCAGCTTATTGATACCATTGACCGCCAGCCCCTGGTAGGCGTAGGTATTGGCATCAAAGGCAGTGCAAAGGTCACGCTGACCAACAAAGAAGGCCGCTTCACCCTTACGGCATCGCCACAGGATATCCTGGTATTTTCCTACATCGGCTACCAGACCCGGGAAATAGCGGCGCGCCTGGTGGCCGGTATGCCGGCTATTGAAATGGTCCGCAAGGACCAGAAGCTGGCGGAGGTAGTGGTAGTAGGCTATGGTGTGCAGCGCAAAGTTTCCAGTGTAGGCTCTATCACGGCTGCATCGGGTAATGAGCTGCTGAGCAACGGCAATATGAACTCCGTTTCCGAAGCCTTGCAGGGCAGGCTGAACGGTGTGGTGGCCATTAACAGCACCGGTAAGCCCGGCAGTAACACAGCTGCCATTTATATCCGGGGTAAGGCTTCCTGGAATACGGTCAGCCCGCTGGTGCTGGTGGACGGCATTGAGCGGAACATGAATGATATTGACATGAACGAGATAGAATCCGTATCCGTGCTGAAAGATGCCTCGGCTACGGCGGTCTATGGGGTCCGTGGCGCCAACGGTGTGATCCTGGTCACTACCAAAAGAGGCACCAACCAACGGGCCAAAGTAAGCTTTACGGCCGGTCTTGGTTTAAAGCAGCCTACGGCCAGGCTGAAATGGGCCGACTATGTCACTTCTATGGACATGTGGAATGAAGCGGCTGCCAACGACAAACAATGGGATAAGCTGATCCCGCAATCCACCATAGACGCCTGGGAAAACGCCTATGCAACCGGCAATTACGGCCCTTACAATGAAGTGTTCCCGGAAGTGGACTGGTATAAGGAAATGCTCCGGAAAGTAGGCATCTCCCAGAACTATAACCTGAACGTGCGTGGGGGAAGTGAGAAGATGAACTACTTCTTCTCCATCGGATCTCAGAACGATGGCGATATCTACAAGATTGAAAAGCAGAAAGATTTTGACCCGAGGAATTATTTCAAAAGATATAACTGGCGCTCCAATTTTGATTTTAAAGTTTCCAGATCAACCGTAGTATCCATCAACGTGGCCGGCAAGATGGGGTATATCAATGAGACCGGCGGTCTTCAGAATTACACTTTTATCATTCAGGCGCCCAGGAATGTATTCCCCATCAAATACAGCAATGGTTACTGGGGTGATTCAGAAGAGCTGGGTTATAATATCCTGTCCAATGTTTCAGAGCGCGGCCAGCGTATAGAAAAGCAGTACCAGGGCTGGTACGATTTCTCCATCAAACAGAAACTGGATGGACTGGTCAAGGGGCTCTCCGCCAAGGTAGCCGTATCCTATAACCAGTTCTCCGGTACAGAATCCCTGCTTTATAAAGGGGGTATCCAGGGACGGACGGAGCTGGAATCCAGGACAAATGTGATCCGTTATTTCAAAAAATACGATTATGCCAATCCTATTATCGGCGCTGACGGCCAGATCACTTACCCGCTGATCCGGGAAGTGCGGCTGCCGAATGTACAGACCTCGGAAGACCTGCCGGTGCAGGCCAGCTATGATAACCTGATTGCTGCCGGTCGCAGGCTTTACTATGAATTGTCACTTGGCTACGACCGTAAGTTTGGGGATCATAGGGTAACAGGCCTGGCGCTGGTGAACCGTCAGGTGATCGAGAACAAAGTATCGGGCGCCAATAAGATGGAATTCCCGGCTTATACGGAAGACTGGGTAAGCCGTGTAACCTATGGCTGGAAGGACCGCTACCTGGCGGAGCTGAACATGTCCTATACCGGTTCTGAAAAATTCGCCCCCGGCAAACGTTTCGGTTTCTTTCCTTCCTTCTCCGCAGGCTGGCGGGTGTCTGAAGAGCCCTTCATCCGGAAATTCGCGGAAGATTATCTCACCAATTTAAAGATCAGGTATTCCTACGGCAAGGTAGGCAGTGATTTTGGCGCCCCTCGCTTCAACTATATCCAGCTGTACAATTCCAGCGGCAATATCGTGCTGGGCAATACGCAGGCCGTGAATTTTGGTCCGCTGTATACAGAAGGCAGTACGGCCAATCCTTATTCAACCTGGGAAATAGCCCTGAAGCAGAATATTGGCGTGGAGCTGGAACTGTGGAACAAACTGGAGATGACCCTGGACCTGTTTGATGAACAGCGGACAGGCATCCTGATGACGCCCCGCACTACGGCTTCCTGGTTTGGGACCGGTCTTCCTTCCATCAATATGGGCGCTACCAAGAACCACGGCCTGGAACTGGGCCTGGGATGGACTGACCGCCTCAGTTCCGGCCTGCGGTACTGGGCCAAGCTCAATGTAGCCCTGAGCGAGAACCGTATTGTGGACCGCGATGACCCGTCCGACCTGGCCGCTCACCTGAAAGATGCCGGCAAGCCCATCGACTGGCAGAGCCGTTACCTGGCTGTAGGCAACTACGGCAGTATTGATGACGTATACAACTATGCGCAAACGGCTATTGCCGGCGCCACGCCCGGCGGTATCATTCCCGGCGACCTGGTCTATATTGATTACAACGGCGACGGGATCATTGAAGCCAATGACAGAGTAGCCGTAGCTGAAAAGAATTACCCGCTGACCACCTATGCGCTGGATCTCGGGTTCAGCTATAAAGGTTTTGAGGTGGGCGCCATGCTCTATGCACCACTGGGCGTATACAAGCTGCAGTTTGACCAGTTCCTCTGGGATTTTCCGGTATCTACTGTGAAGGCGCAACCCAATACCCTGGACCGCTGGACGCCGGAGACGGCCAATTCCTCCGGGGTGATCAGACCGGCCACTCATTTTGTACGCAACCATAACAATGTGCAGAGCACTTTCAAATATTCTGACTATTCCTATTTGCGGCTGAAGAATGTACGCATCAGCTATGACCTCCCCCGGAACCTGCTGGATCCTATTTCCATGAGCAACTGCCAGGTCTATATAACAGGCAATAACCTGCTCACCTGGTCAAAAGTGGATTCCCGGGTAGACCCCGAAACCGGTGTGGCAGAAAACTATCCGATCGTTCGCACCTATACCATCGGTATCAGGGCTTCATTCTAA
- a CDS encoding RagB/SusD family nutrient uptake outer membrane protein, producing MLSKKYSKLIYLALPVLLLCQGCEKYLDKSPDLGLSEDAVYKDYTTVRGFLDVCFNYLDHITSAYYNGNERAYPGILSDEMATTDNDSKALLIHSGNWLLTAKDATYELGVTGTTPISNAYKAIRIANLVLANYTRVPGMTAEQTNEIVGQAHFYRAWFYFDLLKRYGGMPIFDKAYVGDGDEDVPRVSYHESHAWMMQDIEAAISMLPAGWDDANTGRPTKVAAMAFKSMAELYDASPLMQNGLHATSNMGYDQERAKKAAQSASALLRFITENTQLGYRMATAAEYKNIFYFTAPPHSVPEYLWYNRKATNDMKRTIRNFWLYASLAEGTGPEGASICMPTQNMVDLFEKKGPDGNYYPIQHSAAQYNGQEPFKDRDPRFYNNILTPGTQWGYNVQTPLYITTYAGGAADLEIKTLSPSNKRQTTGYLCKKFLWPEANRYTAQWAKYRYMTCYIRMAQIYLDLAEASFEATGSATAKVEGCELSALEALNIVRNRIGITDLPADIAGNPDQFREAYRRERAVELMFEHHRWWDIRRWMIAQDLFKATYPIKGMMATPTNPNHESVANKSTLTYTFQVTDVVPEIRNFQLRNYWYPFPQADVASLKNLIQNPGW from the coding sequence ATGTTATCCAAAAAATACAGCAAATTAATATACCTGGCGCTGCCTGTGCTGCTGCTCTGCCAGGGCTGCGAAAAATACCTTGATAAATCTCCTGACCTGGGTCTTTCCGAAGATGCCGTGTATAAGGACTATACCACTGTCAGGGGGTTCCTGGACGTTTGTTTCAATTACCTGGACCATATTACTTCGGCTTATTACAATGGCAATGAGCGGGCTTACCCAGGCATACTTTCCGATGAAATGGCTACCACGGACAATGATTCCAAAGCCCTGCTGATCCATTCCGGTAACTGGCTGCTGACCGCCAAAGACGCCACTTATGAATTGGGTGTAACAGGAACCACACCCATCAGCAATGCCTATAAGGCCATCCGCATTGCCAACCTGGTACTGGCCAATTATACCAGGGTGCCGGGGATGACCGCCGAGCAAACCAATGAGATAGTAGGACAGGCGCATTTTTACAGGGCCTGGTTCTATTTTGATCTGCTGAAACGGTATGGCGGTATGCCCATTTTTGATAAGGCTTATGTGGGCGACGGGGATGAAGATGTGCCCCGCGTATCCTATCATGAATCACATGCCTGGATGATGCAGGACATTGAAGCGGCTATTTCCATGCTGCCTGCGGGCTGGGATGACGCCAATACCGGCAGACCCACGAAGGTGGCCGCCATGGCTTTTAAATCAATGGCGGAATTGTATGATGCCAGCCCCCTGATGCAAAACGGGCTGCATGCTACCAGCAATATGGGATACGACCAGGAACGAGCCAAAAAAGCAGCGCAATCGGCTTCGGCCCTGCTGCGGTTCATTACAGAAAATACCCAGCTGGGCTACCGTATGGCCACCGCTGCTGAGTATAAGAACATCTTCTACTTCACCGCACCGCCGCACAGCGTACCGGAATATCTCTGGTACAACCGCAAAGCCACCAATGATATGAAGCGCACCATCCGCAATTTCTGGCTCTACGCCAGCCTGGCGGAAGGTACCGGCCCGGAAGGCGCCAGCATCTGCATGCCCACGCAGAACATGGTGGATCTGTTTGAGAAAAAAGGACCGGATGGTAATTACTATCCCATCCAGCATAGTGCCGCACAGTACAATGGCCAGGAGCCTTTCAAAGACCGTGATCCCCGCTTTTATAACAATATCCTGACACCCGGCACCCAATGGGGATATAATGTACAGACGCCGCTGTACATCACCACCTATGCAGGTGGCGCGGCCGACCTGGAGATCAAAACCCTTTCACCCAGCAACAAACGGCAGACAACGGGTTATCTCTGCAAAAAATTCCTCTGGCCTGAAGCCAACCGCTATACTGCCCAATGGGCCAAATACCGGTACATGACCTGTTATATCCGGATGGCGCAGATCTACCTGGACCTGGCGGAAGCCTCGTTTGAAGCAACGGGCAGCGCCACGGCCAAAGTGGAAGGCTGTGAGCTGTCGGCCCTGGAAGCCCTGAACATAGTGCGGAACCGGATCGGCATCACCGATCTGCCGGCAGACATTGCTGGTAATCCGGACCAGTTCCGGGAGGCCTATCGCCGGGAAAGGGCCGTGGAGCTGATGTTTGAGCACCACCGCTGGTGGGATATCCGCCGGTGGATGATTGCGCAGGACCTGTTCAAAGCTACCTATCCTATCAAGGGGATGATGGCCACGCCCACTAATCCCAATCATGAATCGGTAGCCAACAAGAGTACGCTCACCTATACTTTCCAGGTGACGGACGTAGTGCCGGAGATCCGCAATTTCCAGCTGCGCAATTACTGGTATCCCTTCCCGCAGGCCGATGTAGCTTCTTTAAAGAACTTAATTCAGAACCCCGGATGGTGA
- a CDS encoding glycoside hydrolase family 2 TIM barrel-domain containing protein — protein sequence MRRHFVIGCLFLLSFSALNAQWRIQPNSLVTDWARKVNPENAWQQYPRPQLQRASWMNLNGLWDYALTEKNKPVPAKYQGKILVPFCIESALSGVKKTFLPENRLYYRREFSLPANWNGKAILLNFDAVDWEATVWINGVVVGSHKGAYDRFTFDITPYLKAGKQELVVAVADPSSAGTQARGKQQLPQQGIWYTPVSGIWQTVWLEAVEKEAWINELRVVPDIDKGVVTIIPIANRPLRPAYKVNITLLNGGNKVASAEVAANREITIPVEKARLWSPDDPFLYDLRVTLLDKEGKVLDEIDSYFGMRKISLGTLNGYQYTFLNNKPIFQYGTLDQGWWPDGLHTPPSEEAMLFDIVKTKEMGFNMIRKHIKVEPDRWYYHCDKMGMLVWQDMPSGMAVEMNGTEEKPFHLQHVGKNGPDLYRDGESAAQFEWELRRMIDLHYNFPSIVTWVPLNEGWGQYATVRLSNTVKGLDPTRLVNAVSGWALRPAGDMHDIHTYQTTVEVPPAPLDRASVIGEFGGIGYPIQGHLWNPNMRNWGYQTYQTAEELLLQYRHKFDQILDMKKNKGLSAAVYTQTTDVEGEVNGLITYDRQLIKIPVDTLRAIHSALKD from the coding sequence ATGCGAAGACATTTTGTTATCGGTTGCCTGTTCCTCCTGTCCTTTTCCGCCCTGAATGCCCAATGGCGTATCCAACCCAACTCCCTGGTAACAGACTGGGCCCGTAAAGTAAATCCTGAAAATGCCTGGCAGCAATATCCCCGGCCACAGTTGCAGCGGGCTTCCTGGATGAACCTGAATGGGCTCTGGGACTATGCCCTGACGGAGAAGAACAAACCCGTTCCTGCAAAATACCAGGGGAAGATCCTGGTCCCTTTCTGCATTGAATCCGCCCTGTCCGGGGTAAAAAAGACCTTTCTTCCGGAGAACAGGCTGTATTACAGGCGTGAGTTCAGCCTGCCGGCCAACTGGAACGGCAAAGCCATCCTCCTGAATTTTGATGCGGTGGATTGGGAAGCAACGGTATGGATCAACGGCGTAGTGGTTGGTTCGCACAAAGGCGCCTATGATCGTTTTACATTTGATATCACTCCTTATCTCAAAGCTGGTAAGCAGGAACTGGTGGTGGCAGTAGCTGATCCATCCAGTGCAGGCACGCAGGCCCGTGGAAAGCAGCAGCTTCCCCAGCAGGGTATCTGGTATACGCCGGTGAGCGGGATCTGGCAGACCGTCTGGCTGGAAGCAGTGGAAAAAGAAGCCTGGATCAATGAGCTGCGGGTTGTTCCCGATATTGATAAAGGAGTGGTGACCATTATCCCGATCGCCAACAGGCCTTTAAGACCTGCCTACAAGGTCAATATCACCCTGCTGAATGGCGGTAATAAAGTGGCTTCGGCCGAAGTAGCTGCCAACAGGGAAATAACCATACCTGTTGAAAAGGCAAGGTTATGGTCTCCCGATGATCCTTTCCTGTATGACCTGCGTGTAACACTGCTGGACAAAGAAGGGAAAGTGCTGGATGAGATAGACAGCTATTTTGGTATGCGTAAGATCAGCCTCGGAACCCTCAACGGCTATCAGTATACCTTCCTCAATAATAAACCCATCTTCCAGTATGGAACACTGGACCAGGGCTGGTGGCCCGACGGACTGCATACACCTCCTTCAGAAGAAGCGATGCTGTTTGATATTGTAAAGACCAAAGAGATGGGCTTTAATATGATCCGTAAGCATATCAAGGTAGAGCCGGACCGCTGGTACTACCACTGTGATAAAATGGGTATGCTGGTCTGGCAGGATATGCCTTCCGGCATGGCTGTTGAAATGAATGGGACAGAAGAAAAACCTTTTCACCTGCAGCATGTAGGGAAGAACGGACCGGACCTGTACCGCGATGGGGAAAGCGCCGCCCAGTTTGAATGGGAACTCAGGCGTATGATAGACCTGCACTACAATTTCCCCTCCATTGTTACCTGGGTGCCGCTGAACGAAGGCTGGGGCCAGTATGCAACGGTCAGGCTGTCCAATACCGTAAAAGGACTGGATCCCACCAGGCTGGTCAATGCAGTTAGCGGCTGGGCCCTTCGCCCGGCAGGGGATATGCATGATATACATACTTACCAGACCACGGTAGAAGTGCCTCCGGCGCCCCTGGACCGGGCCAGTGTGATTGGCGAGTTCGGAGGCATCGGTTACCCCATCCAGGGACATCTCTGGAATCCCAATATGCGCAACTGGGGCTACCAGACCTACCAGACAGCAGAAGAGTTGCTGCTACAGTACCGGCACAAGTTTGACCAGATCCTGGACATGAAAAAGAACAAGGGACTGTCAGCTGCCGTATATACGCAGACAACGGATGTGGAAGGAGAAGTGAACGGCCTGATCACCTACGACCGGCAACTGATCAAGATCCCCGTGGATACCCTCCGCGCTATTCACTCCGCATTAAAAGACTAA
- a CDS encoding two-component regulator propeller domain-containing protein gives MAIQAIFGRQYNHCCHCFVRKYTYHIILLSALFLVHSVSHAFFYYFKHYQVDDGLSHNNVNCITQDRLGFMWVGTRTGLNRFDGYTFKSYTTGKGQKGSDYIKALCTDRNGIIWIGTASGIFKLDPVTEKISQVNILTNNNVRDILVDASNNLWILLAADQLHKYDQQRATLIDFNISVVAIDIDGQNNLWMASADSRLKKLHIPTNKITDFLPDKLPLRTNRSITKLMYTGETLLIGTRKGLFCMDARSGQYKPILLKNEKGTEVFVRDIFPSAKKETFYVATESGLYIYNLQNSEIIHLKKMPADPYSLNDNAIYSVYEDNREGVWLGTFFGGLNYFSKENNQFEKYYPVNTEGSISGNAVREICGDGKGNIWIGTEDAGINRLEKKTGRFYPVNHDNPLQGPSYPNIHGLLVHNNKLFVGPFFHGLEIMDLSTGRIIDRHARVPSNRNSGDIVMSIFKTSDNHILVGTTGSGLYEYKEAARQLAPVFHVPGDSYVYAIAEDHTRTIWTGSMAKGVFYYNPHTGESGNINFSQFSDTTRNAYIVQGIYEDQQYNIWLTTDGGGLFRINSQRQLVKRYTVKDGFPTNNLYRVLEDGQGNLWISTLKGLVCFNPGTEKVQTYTKANGLITDQFNFNSAYKDEDGKMYFGTVKGMVAFYPDKLTRNRVAPPTYITGFFVNQEIPGSSSSNDSRQAILFTDSITLTHLQTTFSIEFAALDYSSAQAVQYRYRMEGLDKDWTYLSANRRAYFTDLPAGNYTFVVQAESNLGYWTSPAKTIVIKILPPFWKSTPALILYVILALLIVGFGLYLHHQRLKKKNEHRIKLYEIEKEREIYHTKMNFFTNVAHEIQTPITLIKAPVEWALENLDDITIVKRNLELVDKHTDRLITLTAQLLDFRKMETNQFRLQYASTDVGAVITSSLASFKTLIEKRGLDCHVILPKETVEAFIDGEAFLKIVNNLLSNAVKYADSQVTVTLYKPIGQQQLFKVRITNDGAPLPADCRNKIFEPFYRASSHVHLPGTGIGLSLARSLTELHQGRLEYIENNALLHIFELTLPVFKDCHPNIAIENNHQHEDLLINN, from the coding sequence ATGGCAATTCAGGCTATCTTTGGCAGGCAATACAACCATTGCTGCCATTGTTTTGTGAGAAAGTATACCTACCATATCATTCTGCTGTCCGCCCTGTTCCTGGTCCACTCCGTTTCCCATGCCTTCTTCTATTATTTCAAGCATTACCAGGTGGACGACGGCCTCTCGCACAACAATGTCAACTGCATCACGCAGGACCGCTTAGGTTTTATGTGGGTGGGCACAAGAACCGGGCTGAACCGGTTTGACGGCTATACCTTCAAAAGCTACACCACGGGCAAAGGACAGAAAGGATCCGACTATATCAAGGCATTGTGCACTGACAGGAACGGCATCATCTGGATAGGGACCGCATCAGGCATTTTTAAACTGGACCCGGTCACAGAAAAGATCAGCCAGGTCAATATCCTCACCAATAATAATGTGCGTGATATATTGGTGGATGCCAGCAATAACCTATGGATACTGCTGGCTGCCGATCAGCTGCACAAGTATGATCAGCAACGGGCCACTTTAATTGATTTTAATATTTCAGTAGTGGCCATTGATATTGACGGACAGAACAACCTCTGGATGGCCAGTGCAGACAGCAGGCTGAAAAAGCTGCATATCCCGACCAATAAGATCACCGATTTCCTGCCGGACAAACTGCCGCTGCGCACCAACCGGTCCATCACCAAGCTCATGTACACCGGCGAGACCCTGCTGATAGGCACCCGCAAAGGGCTTTTCTGTATGGATGCCCGGTCGGGTCAGTACAAACCCATCCTGCTGAAAAATGAAAAAGGCACAGAGGTCTTTGTCAGGGATATTTTCCCTTCGGCCAAAAAAGAAACATTCTATGTAGCCACTGAGTCCGGCCTCTATATCTACAATTTGCAGAACAGCGAGATCATCCACCTTAAAAAAATGCCCGCAGATCCCTATTCGCTGAACGACAATGCTATTTATTCCGTCTATGAAGACAACCGGGAAGGCGTCTGGCTGGGCACTTTTTTTGGCGGGCTGAACTACTTTTCAAAAGAGAACAACCAGTTTGAGAAATACTATCCCGTCAATACCGAAGGCTCTATTTCGGGTAATGCAGTCCGGGAGATCTGTGGCGACGGGAAAGGCAATATCTGGATCGGTACAGAAGATGCAGGCATCAACCGCCTGGAGAAAAAGACCGGCAGGTTTTACCCGGTCAACCACGACAATCCCCTGCAAGGCCCCTCCTACCCCAATATCCATGGGCTGCTGGTCCATAACAACAAGTTGTTTGTAGGTCCCTTCTTCCATGGACTGGAGATCATGGACCTGTCCACAGGCCGGATCATTGACCGCCATGCACGGGTACCCTCCAACCGGAATTCAGGGGATATTGTGATGTCCATTTTCAAAACCTCCGACAACCATATCCTGGTAGGCACCACAGGGTCCGGGCTATATGAATATAAAGAGGCAGCCAGACAGCTGGCGCCCGTATTTCATGTCCCGGGTGATTCCTACGTGTATGCTATTGCGGAAGACCATACGCGGACCATCTGGACCGGCAGCATGGCCAAAGGCGTCTTTTATTATAATCCGCATACAGGCGAGTCCGGCAATATCAATTTCAGCCAGTTCAGTGATACCACCCGCAATGCCTACATTGTACAGGGCATCTATGAAGACCAGCAGTACAATATCTGGTTAACTACTGATGGCGGCGGCCTGTTCAGGATCAACAGCCAGCGCCAGCTGGTAAAAAGATATACGGTAAAGGATGGATTTCCCACCAATAACCTGTACCGCGTCCTGGAGGACGGACAGGGTAATTTATGGATCAGTACGCTGAAAGGACTGGTCTGTTTTAATCCCGGTACTGAAAAGGTACAGACCTATACAAAAGCCAACGGTCTGATAACCGACCAGTTCAATTTCAACTCCGCCTACAAAGATGAAGATGGTAAGATGTATTTTGGCACTGTTAAAGGAATGGTGGCTTTCTATCCGGATAAGCTGACCAGGAACAGGGTTGCGCCCCCCACCTATATTACCGGCTTCTTCGTCAACCAGGAAATCCCTGGCTCTTCTTCTTCCAATGATTCCCGGCAGGCCATCCTGTTCACCGATTCCATCACGCTGACACACCTGCAGACCACTTTCAGTATTGAGTTTGCAGCCCTGGACTATTCTTCCGCCCAGGCAGTACAATACCGCTACCGGATGGAAGGGCTGGACAAGGACTGGACCTATTTATCGGCCAACAGGCGGGCTTATTTCACGGACCTGCCTGCAGGCAACTACACCTTTGTGGTACAGGCGGAAAGCAACCTCGGTTATTGGACAAGCCCGGCCAAGACCATTGTCATCAAAATACTGCCTCCCTTCTGGAAAAGCACACCTGCGTTGATCCTGTACGTTATACTGGCCCTGCTGATTGTTGGATTTGGCTTATACCTGCATCACCAGCGGCTGAAAAAGAAGAATGAACACCGGATCAAATTGTATGAAATTGAAAAGGAAAGAGAGATCTATCATACCAAGATGAATTTCTTCACCAATGTGGCGCATGAGATCCAGACACCCATCACCCTGATCAAAGCACCTGTTGAATGGGCGCTGGAAAACCTGGATGATATCACTATTGTGAAACGGAACCTGGAGCTGGTGGACAAACACACCGACCGGCTGATCACCCTCACCGCGCAATTACTTGATTTCCGGAAGATGGAGACCAACCAGTTCAGGCTGCAGTATGCCAGCACAGATGTGGGCGCCGTGATCACCAGTTCCCTGGCCTCTTTTAAAACACTCATTGAAAAAAGAGGGCTGGATTGCCATGTGATACTGCCCAAGGAAACAGTAGAAGCATTTATTGACGGAGAGGCTTTTTTAAAGATCGTCAACAACCTGCTGTCCAATGCCGTAAAATATGCCGACAGCCAGGTAACAGTTACGCTGTACAAACCTATTGGGCAGCAACAGCTTTTCAAAGTACGGATCACCAATGATGGCGCGCCCCTGCCTGCTGATTGCAGGAATAAGATCTTTGAGCCCTTCTACCGGGCTTCTTCCCATGTCCATTTGCCAGGTACCGGCATAGGACTGTCCCTGGCCAGATCCCTTACAGAGCTGCATCAGGGCAGGCTGGAATATATCGAAAACAACGCCCTGTTACATATATTTGAACTAACTTTACCCGTGTTCAAAGATTGCCACCCTAATATTGCCATAGAAAACAATCATCAGCATGAAGACCTCCTTATTAATAATTGA